A genomic stretch from Paraburkholderia dioscoreae includes:
- a CDS encoding UDP-glucose dehydrogenase family protein, producing MKVTIVGTGYVGLVTGACLAELGNDVLCLDVDATKIDELNNGGVPIYEPGLADVIARNRDAGRLTFSTDVAKGVAHGEIQFIAVGTPPDEDGSADLKYVLAAARSIGKYMHSFKVVVDKSTVPVGTADKVREAIAEELALRGHDAEFAVVSNPEFLKEGAAVEDFMRPDRIVLGYDSDVPGLRAKSLMEQLYAPFNRNHQRTLCMDVRSAEFTKYAANAMLATRISFINELANLADRVGADIEHVRRGIGSDPRIGYSFLYAGCGYGGSCFPKDVQALMHTANEYGAELNVLASVEYVNSLQKTVLLDKIKRHFSNALEGKHFAIWGLAFKPNTDDMRAATSRQLIAALISSKASVSVYDPVALDEARRLLADDLGPDDFEYVTFAKERDVALRNADALVILTEWKEFRSPDFGQVKEALSDAVIFDGRNLYDPNVMRDSGWTYYTIGRDAAHSIPR from the coding sequence GCTGTGTCTTGATGTCGATGCAACGAAGATTGATGAGCTTAACAATGGTGGTGTGCCAATTTACGAACCTGGTCTAGCGGACGTAATCGCGCGCAATCGCGACGCAGGCCGACTGACGTTCTCCACCGATGTCGCGAAGGGCGTAGCACACGGCGAAATTCAGTTCATCGCAGTGGGAACGCCCCCTGACGAGGACGGCTCCGCAGACTTGAAGTACGTGCTCGCTGCCGCGCGCAGCATCGGCAAGTACATGCACTCTTTCAAGGTAGTTGTAGATAAATCGACCGTACCCGTGGGTACCGCCGACAAAGTGCGCGAGGCTATCGCTGAAGAACTGGCGCTGCGCGGCCATGATGCGGAATTCGCTGTGGTCTCGAACCCCGAATTTCTTAAGGAAGGCGCTGCTGTCGAGGATTTCATGCGTCCAGATCGTATTGTGTTGGGATACGACTCCGATGTTCCGGGACTACGTGCGAAGAGCCTGATGGAACAGCTTTACGCACCGTTTAACCGCAATCATCAGCGCACCCTGTGTATGGACGTGCGATCGGCCGAGTTCACCAAATACGCGGCCAATGCAATGCTTGCCACACGAATCTCCTTCATCAATGAGCTCGCCAATTTGGCGGATCGCGTTGGGGCTGATATCGAACATGTGCGGCGCGGGATTGGTTCTGATCCGCGCATCGGCTACAGTTTTCTGTATGCCGGCTGCGGCTACGGCGGTTCCTGTTTTCCAAAAGACGTGCAGGCATTGATGCATACCGCTAACGAATACGGCGCGGAGCTGAATGTTCTGGCTTCAGTCGAGTATGTGAACTCCCTGCAAAAAACGGTGCTGCTCGACAAGATCAAGCGGCATTTCAGTAACGCGCTCGAAGGCAAACACTTTGCCATCTGGGGCCTTGCTTTCAAACCGAACACCGACGATATGCGGGCGGCAACTAGCCGGCAACTGATTGCTGCGTTGATTAGCAGTAAAGCGTCGGTCAGCGTGTACGACCCCGTTGCGCTTGACGAAGCACGGCGGCTTCTGGCGGATGATCTCGGCCCCGACGACTTTGAGTATGTGACGTTTGCAAAAGAGCGTGACGTTGCGCTTCGGAACGCGGATGCGCTGGTGATTCTGACCGAGTGGAAGGAATTTCGCAGCCCCGATTTCGGCCAGGTAAAAGAGGCACTCAGTGACGCGGTCATATTCGACGGACGCAACCTGTATGACCCCAACGTGATGCGCGATAGCGGTTGGACGTACTACACGATTGGGCGCGATGCGGCTCACTCGATTCCCCGGTAA